From the Lathyrus oleraceus cultivar Zhongwan6 chromosome 4, CAAS_Psat_ZW6_1.0, whole genome shotgun sequence genome, one window contains:
- the LOC127073709 gene encoding squamosa promoter-binding-like protein 6 — MESWSYISEEKGYVSNENQGSEEMGFCEMLGKQFSDDFNFIGNVSSKKLDAKFGDPNGFSSKGDSNSKLSNAVVETNAWDSLIDLKLGRFVDHGHGGPILSSCESSTPPKRVRVHSLTAYCQVYGCNKDLSSCKDYHKRHKVCEVHSKTAVVIVNGIEQRFCQQCSRFHLLCEFDDGKRSCRKRLAGHNERRRKPQVGVHSANSRRLFQPCGDIMFHRTKPPQASFICPEVFSNGFSRQIKSEHETGFRPLSSVPVTNGHHQPRSSFVSYNGKQFPFLHENVATSTTGSSMFGENNNHYAHAVGNTSLGREDFNAFHAASTVRGLSGISDSCALSLLSSQSKNTSSHSSGIPFDHPSVIPSSHSPLYSIRSQTTSSSRVSDGFLSELSPADGGHLSPLLIPDNNDIVNFEMADGIFQDSDFVNAKDRLSCEDDATIDLLQLSSQLQRVEHHRQSLQVKNESDSSCTLRIT, encoded by the exons ATGGAATCTTGGAGTTATATTTCTGAAGAAAAGGGTTATGTTTCCAATGAGAATCAAGGTTCTGAAGAAATGGGTTTTTGTGAAATGTTAGGGAAACAATTTTCAGATGATTTCAATTTCATTGGGAATGTTTCAAGCAAGAAACTTGATGCTAAATTTGGTGACCCAAATGGGTTTTCTTCAAAAGGGGACTCAAATTCCAAGCTTTCAAACGCTGTGGTGGAGACTAATGCTTGGGATTCTCTTATTGATTTGAAGCTGGGACGTTTTGTTGATCATGGTCATGGAGGACCTATTTTGTCTTCTTGTGAATCATCAACACCTCCCAAGAGAGTCAGAGTGCATTCACTCACTGCATACTGTCAAGTTTACGGCTGTAACAAGGATCTTAGTTCTTGTAAGGATTATCACAAAAGGCACAAAGTTTGTGAGGTTCACTCCAAAACTGCTGTAGTCATAGTGAATGGAATTGAGCAAAGGTTTTGTCAACAATGTAGCAG GTTTCATTTGCTGTGTGAATTTGATGATGGTAAGCGCAGCTGCCGCAAACGACTTGCAGGCCATAATGAGCGTCGCAGAAAACCACAAGTAGGCGTTCATTCTGCGAATTCCAGGAGATTGTTTCAGCCATGTGGTG ATATAATGTTCCACAGAACCAAGCCACCACAAGCATCTTTTATCTGTCCAGAGGTGTTCTCTAATGGTTTCTCGAGACAGATTAAATCAGAACACGAAACCGGCTTTAGACCTTTATCTTCTGTGCCTGTTACGAATGGACATCATCAACCAAGGTCTTCGTTTGTTTCGTACAACGGCAAACAATTTCCCTTCCTTCATGAAAATGTTGCCACATCCACTACAGGTAGCAGCATGTTTGGTGAAAACAATAACCATTATGCACATGCGGTTGGCAACACCTCGTTGGGAAGGGAAGATTTCAATGCTTTTCATGCCGCATCAACCGTTCGAGGATTATCAGGAATTTCAGACTCTTGTGCTCTCTCTCTTCTGTCATCTCAATCCAAGAACACATCAAGCCATTCGTCGGGAATTCCCTTTGATCACCCTTCGGTTATCCCAAGCAGTCATAGCCCTCTTTATAGCATAAGATCACAAACGACGTCCTCAAGCCGAGTGTCTGATGGATTTTTATCAGAATTAAGTCCTGCAGATGGAGGTCATCTCAGCCCTTTATTGATACCAGACAATAATGATATTGTGAACTTTGAAATGGCAGATGGAATCTTTCAAGATTCAGATTTCGTGAATGCTAAAGACCGTCTTTCGTGTGAAGATGATGCAACCATCGACTTACTACAACTGTCGTCGCAGCTTCAGCGAGTCGAGCATCATAGACAATCTTTGCAGGTGAAGAACGAGAGTGATTCTTCTTGCACTCTCCGAATTACTTAA